Proteins found in one Cricetulus griseus strain 17A/GY chromosome X, alternate assembly CriGri-PICRH-1.0, whole genome shotgun sequence genomic segment:
- the Plxna3 gene encoding plexin-A3 isoform X3: MKTVQICSVWWVYQDEFVSSQIKIPSDTLSLYPAFDIYYIYGFVSASFVYFLTLQLDTQQTLLDTAGEKFFTSKIVRMCSGDSEFYSYVEFPIGCSWHGVEYRLVQSAHLAKPGLLLAQALGVPADEDVLFTIFSQGQKNRASPPRQTILCLFTLSNINAHIRRRIQSCYRGEGTLALPWLLNKELPCINTPMQINGNFCGLVLNQPLGGLHVIEGLPLLADSTDGMASVAAYTYHQHSVVFIGTRSGNLKKVRVDGSQDAQLYETVPVVEGSPILRDLLFSPDHQHIYLLSEKQVSQLPVETCEQYLSCAACLGSGDPHCGWCVLQHRCCREGACPGASAPHGFAEELNKCVQVRVRPNNVSVTSPAVQLTVAMRNVPDLSVGVSCSFEEVTKSEAVLLPSGELRCPSPSLQELQTLTRGHGATHTVRLQLLSMETGVRFAGVDFVFYNCSALQSCMSCVGSPYPCHWCKYRHMCTSHPHECSFQEGRVHSPEGCPEILPRGDLLIPVGVMQPLTLRAKNLPQPQSGQKNYECVVRVQGRQHRVPAVRFNSSSVQCQNASYFYEGDEFGDTELDFSVVWDGDFPIDKPPSFRALLYKCWAQRPSCGLCLKADPRFNCGWCISENRCQLRAHCPAPKSNWMHPSQKGARCSHPRITQIHPLMGPKEGGTWVTIVGENLGLTSREVGLRVAGVRCNSIPTEYVSAERIVCEMEESLVPSPPPGPAELCVGDCSADFRTQSQQLYSFVTPTFDHVSPTRGPASGGTRLTISGTSLDAGSRVTVIVRDGECQFVRRDAEAIVCISPVSTLGPSQAPITLAIDHANISSPGVIYTYTQDPTVTHLEPTWSIINGSTAITVSGTHLLTVQEPRIRAKYRGIETTNTCQVINDTSMLCKAPGIFLGRPQPRSQGEHPDEFGFLLDHVQTARSFNRSSFTYYPDPSFEPIGPSGVLDVKPGSHVVLKGKNLIPAAAGSSRLNYTVLIGGQPCALTVSDTQLLCDSPTQTGRQSVMVLVGGLEFWLGTLHITADQALTLPAMVGLAAGGGLLLLAITAVLIAYKRKTQDADRTLKRLQLQMDNLESRVALECKEAFAELQTDINELTNHMDGVQIPFLDYRTYAVRVLFPGIEAHPVLKELDTPPNVEKALRLFGQLLHSRAFLLTFIHTLEAQSSFSMRDRGTVASLTMVALQSRLDYATGLLKQLLADLIEKNLESKNHPKLLLRRTESVAEKMLTNWFTFLLHKFLKECAGEPLFLLYCAIKQQMEKGPIDAITGEARYSLSEDKLIRQQIDYKTLTLHCVCPESEGNAQVPVKVLNCDSITQAKDKLLDTVYKGIPYSQRPKAEDMDLEWRQGRMARIILQDEDVTTKIECDWKRVNSLAHYQVTDGSLVALVPKQVSAYNMANSFTFTRSLSRYESLLRAASSPDSLRSRAPMLTPDQEAGTKLWHLVKNHDHADHREGDRGSKMVSEIYLTRLLATKGTLQKFVDDLFETVFSTAHRGSALPLAIKYMFDFLDEQADQRQISDPDVRHTWKSNCLPLRFWVNVIKNPQFVFDIHKNSITDACLSVVAQTFMDSCSTSEHRLGKDSPSNKLLYAKDIPNYKSWVERYYRDISKMASISDQDMDAYLVEQSRLHANDFNVLSALSELYFYVTKYRQEILTSLDRDASCRKHKFRQKLEQIISLVSSSS; encoded by the exons ATGAAGACAGTGCAGATATGTTCAGTCTGGTGG GTGTACCAGGATGAGTTTGTCTCTTCTCAGATCAAGATCCCTTCAGACACACTTTCCTTGTACCCTGCCTTTGACATCTACTACATATATGGCTTTGTCAGTGCTTCCTTTGTGTACTTCTTAACACTGCAGCTGGACACCCAGCAGACACTGCTGGATACAGCAGGCGAGAAATTCTTCACATCCAAGATTGTTCGCATGTGTTCAGGAGACTCAGAGTTCTACTCTTATGTAGAGTTTCCCATTGGCTGCTCTTGGCATGGTGTGGAGTACCGATTGGTGCAGAGTGCCCACCTGGCCAAGCCTGGCCTGCTACTGGCCCAGGCTCTGGGTGTGCCAGCCGATGAGGATGTCCTCTTCACCATCTTCTCTCAGGGCCAGAAGAACCGAGCCAGCCCACCTCGGCAGACCATCCTTTGCCTTTTCACCCTCAGCAACATCAATGCCCACATCCGGCGCCGAATCCAATCCTGCTACCGTGGGGAGGGCACACTGGCCCTGCCCTGGCTGCTGAATAAAGAGCTGCCATGCATCAACACC CCCATGCAGATCAATGGAAACTTCTGTGGGTTAGTGTTGAATCAACCATTGGGTGGCCTACACGTGATTGAGGGGCTACCTCTGCTGGCCGACAGCACTGATGGCATGGCCAGTGTAGCTGCCTATACCTACCACCAGCACTCTGTGGTGTTCATCGGTACACGCAGTGGTAATCTGAAGAAG GTGCGGGTTGATGGCTCCCAGGATGCCCAGCTCTATGAGACAGTCCCTGTGGTGGAGGGCAGTCCCATACTCCGAGACCTGCTGTTCAGCCCTGACCACCAGcacatctacctcctgagtgagAAGCAG GTGAGCCAACTCCCGGTGGAGACCTGTGAGCAGTATCTGAGCTGTGCTGCATGCCTGGGCTCAGGGGACCCACACTGTGGTTGGTGTGTGCTACAGCACAG GTGCTGCCGTGAAGGGGCCTGTCCAGGTGCCTCTGCCCCACATGGCTTTGCAGAGGAGCTGAACAAATGTGTACAGGTGCGGGTCCGGCCCAATAATGTATCGGTGACATCCCCTGCGGTGCAG ctGACTGTAGCCATGCGCAACGTGCCAGACCTCAGTGTGGGTGTCAGCTGTTCATTTGAGGAAGTGACTAAAAGTGAGGCTGTTCTGCTGCCCTCTGGAGAGCTGCGTTGCCCTTCCCCATCCCTTCAGGAGCTCCAGACACTTACCAGAGGGCATG GGGCCACTCATACTGTGCGGCTGCAGCTGCTCTCTATGGAGACTGGTGTAAGGTTTGCTGGGGTTGACTTTGTCTTCTACAACTGCAGTGCCCTCCAGTC GTGCATGTCCTGTGTTGGCAGCCCTTACCCCTGCCACTGGTGTAAGTACCGTCATATGTGTACCAGCCACCCACACGAGTGCTCCTTCCAGGAGGGCAGGGTCCACAGCCCTGAG GGCTGCCCTGAGATCCTGCCTCGAGGAGACCTCCTGATCCCTGTGGGTGTCATGCAGCCTTTAACCCTGCGGGCTAAGAATCTGCCACAGCCTCAGTCAGGCCAGAAGAATTATGAATGTGTGGTCCGTGTACAGGGGCGGCAGCATCGGGTACCTGCAGTGCGCTTTAACAGCAGCAGTGTGCAGTGCCAGAATGCCTCG TATTTCTATGAAGGTGATGAGTTTGGTGATACTGAACTGGACTTCTCTGTGGTCTGGGATGGAGATTTCCCCATTGATAAGCCTCCCAGCTTCCGAG CCCTTCTTTACAAGTGCTGGGCTCAGCGGCCTAGCTGTGGCCTCTGCCTCAAGGCTGATCCCCGATTCAACTGTGGCTGGTGCATCTCGGAGAACAGGTGCCAGCTGCGGGCTCACTGCCCAGCTCCCAAGAGTAATTGGATGCACCCAAGCCAGAAGGGTGCCCGATGCAGCCATCCCCGAATCACCCAG ATCCACCCACTCATGGGACCCAAGGAGGGTGGCACCTGGGTCACCATTGTAGGTGAGAACCTGGGCCTCACTTCCCGTGAGGTTGGTCTTCGAGTAGCCGGTGTACGTTGTAACTCCATCCCCACTGAATATGTCAGTGCTGAAAG GATCGTATGTGAGATGGAGGAATCGCTGGTGCCCAGCCCACCTCCTGGCCCTGCTGAGCTCTGTGTAGGTGACTGTTCGGCTGACTTCCGCACACAGTCCCAGCAGCTCTACAGCTTTGTG ACACCAACATTTGACCATGTGAGTCCTACTCGGGGCCCAGCTTCTGGGGGCACTCGGCTTACCATCTCTGGAACTTCTCTGGATGCTGGCAGCAGGGTCACAGTGATTGTAAGAGATGGCGAGTGCCAGTTTGTGAG GAGAGATGCCGAGGCAATCGTGTGTATCTCACCTGTCTCCACCCTGGGCCCCAGTCAGGCCCCTATCACCCTTGCCATTGACCATGCCAACATCTCCAGCCCTGGAGTCATCTATACCTACACCCAGGATCCCACTGTCACACACCTTGAGCCCACCTGGAGCATCATCAA TGGAAGTACTGCCATCACTGTGAGTGGAACCCATCTGCTGACGGTGCAGGAACCCCGTATACGGGCTAAGTACCGTGGTATTGAGACCACTAAT ACATGCCAGGTGATCAATGACACCTCAATGCTATGTAAGGCCCCTGGCATCTTCCTTGGGCGTCCTCAGCCTCGGTCCCAAGGTGAACACCCTGATGAGTTTGGCTTCTTGCTGGATCATGTGCAAACAGCCCGCTCCTTCAACCGCTCTTCCTTCACCTACTACCCCGATCCCAGCTTTGAACCAATTGGGCCATCTGGTGTACTAGATGTCAAACCTGGCTCACATGTTGTATTGAAG GGCAAGAACTTGATCCCTGCTGCAGCTGGCAGCTCCCGCCTCAACTATACAGTGCTGATTGGAGGACAGCCGTGTGCACTAACTGTCTCAGATACTCAACTTCTGTGTGATTCCCCTACCCAGACAGGCCGGCAGTCTGTCATG GTGCTGGTAGGTGGCCTGGAGTTTTGGTTGGGTACCCTGCACATCACTGCTGATCAGGCACTGACCTTACCGGCTATGGTGGGACTGGCAGCAGGGGGTGGACTCTTGCTGCTGGCCATCACTGCTGTGCTGATCGCCTACAAGCGAAAGACTCAAGATGCAGACCGAACACTCAAGCGGCTCCAGCTCCAGATGGACAACTTGGAGTCTCGTGTGGCCTTGGAGTGCAAAGAAG CTTTTGCTGAGCTGCAGACAGATATCAATGAACTGACAAACCACATGGATGGTGTGCAGATCCCTTTCTTGGACTATCGGACCTATGCTGTGCGCGTGCTTTTCCCTGGCATTGAGGCCCACCCAGTGCTCAAGGAACTGGAT ACTCCCCCCAATGTGGAGAAGGCCCTGCGCCTATTTGGGCAGCTGCTGCACAGCCGTGCCTTCCTGCTCACCTTCATCCACACTTTGGAAGCCCAGAGCAGCTTTTCCATGCGTGACCGTGGCACTGTAGCATCACTCACCATGGTGGCCCTGCAGAGTCGGCTTGACTATGCCACCGGGCTGCTCAAGCAACTGCTAGCCGACCTCATAGAAAAAAACCTTGAGAGCAAGAACCACCCAAAGCTGCTATTGCGCAG GACAGAATCAGTGGCTGAGAAGATGCTCACCAACTGGTTCACATTCCTGCTACATAAGTTCCTGAAG GAATGTGCCGGCGAGCCACTTTTCCTGCTGTACTGTGCCATCAAGCAACAGATGGAGAAAGGTCCCATTGATGCCATAACAGGAGAGGCCCGGTACTCCTTAAGTGAGGACAAGCTCATCCGGCAGCAAATTGACTATAAGACTCTG ACTCTTCATTGTGTGTGCCCGGAGAGCGAGGGCAATGCTCAGGTCCCTGTGAAGGTTCTCAACTGTGACAGCATCACCCAAGCCAAAGACAAGCTGTTGGATACTGTGTACAAGGGTATCCCATACTCTCAGCGCCCCAAAGCTGAGGACATGGACTTGG AATGGCGCCAGGGCCGCATGGCCCGCATCATCCTTCAAGATGAGGATGTCACTACAAAGATAGAGTGTGACTGGAAGAGAGTCAACTCACTGGCCCACTACCAG GTGACAGATGGTTCCTTAGTAGCACTGGTGCCCAAACAAGTGTCTGCTTATAACATGGCCAACTCTTTCACCTTTACCCGTTCACTCAGTCGTTATG AGAGCTTGCTCCGTGCTGCCAGCAGCCCGGATAGCCTCCGTTCCCGAGCACCTATGCTCACACCTGACCAGGAGGCGGGCACCAAGCTGTGGCATCTGGTGAAGAACCACGACCATGCTGATCACCGAGAGGGAGACCGTGGCAGCAAGATGGTCTCAGAAATATATCTGACAAGGCTGCTGGCCACCAAG GGCACGTTGCAGAAGTTTGTGGATGACCTATTTGAAACTGTGTTCAGTACTGCCCACCGGGGCTCAGCTTTACCCTTGGCTATCAAATACATGTTTGACTTCCTGGATGAACAGGCTGACCAGCGCCAGATCAGTGACCCTGATGTTCGCCATACCTGGAAAAGCAACTG CTTACCTCTGCGTTTCTGGGTAAATGTGATCAAGAACCCGCAGTTTGTGTTTGACATCCACAAGAATAGCATCACGGATGCCTGTTTGTCAGTGGTGGCCCAGACCTTCATGGACTCCTGTTCTACATCAGAGCACCGTCTGGGCAAGGACTCCCCTTCCAACAAGCTGCTCTATGCCAAGGACATCCCTAATTACAAGAGTTGGGTGGAGAG GTACTACCGAGATATCTCAAAGATGGCATCAATCAGTGACCAGGACATGGACGCCTACCTAGTGGAACAGTCCCGCCTCCATGCCAATGACTTCAATGTCCTAAGTGCACTCAGCGAGCTCTACTTCTACGTTACCAAGTACCGTCAGGAG ATCCTTACCTCACTGGACCGAGATGCCTCTTGTCGGAAGCACAAGTTTCGGCAGAAGCTGGAACAGATCATCAGCCTGGTGTCCAGCAGCAGCTGA
- the Plxna3 gene encoding plexin-A3 isoform X5 → MPTVCLLLLLFFTIGGCLGSSRPFRTFVVTDTTLTHLAVHRVTGEVFVGAVNRVFKLASNLTELRAHVTGPVEDNARCYPPPSMRVCSHRLVPVDNVNKLLLIDYAARRLIACGSIWQGICQFLRLDDLFKLGEPHHRKEHYLSGAQEPDSMAGVIVEQGQGPSKLFVGTAVDGKSEYFPTLSSRKLIDDEDSADMFSLVYQDEFVSSQIKIPSDTLSLYPAFDIYYIYGFVSASFVYFLTLQLDTQQTLLDTAGEKFFTSKIVRMCSGDSEFYSYVEFPIGCSWHGVEYRLVQSAHLAKPGLLLAQALGVPADEDVLFTIFSQGQKNRASPPRQTILCLFTLSNINAHIRRRIQSCYRGEGTLALPWLLNKELPCINTPMQINGNFCGLVLNQPLGGLHVIEGLPLLADSTDGMASVAAYTYHQHSVVFIGTRSGNLKKVRVDGSQDAQLYETVPVVEGSPILRDLLFSPDHQHIYLLSEKQVSQLPVETCEQYLSCAACLGSGDPHCGWCVLQHRCCREGACPGASAPHGFAEELNKCVQVRVRPNNVSVTSPAVQLTVAMRNVPDLSVGVSCSFEEVTKSEAVLLPSGELRCPSPSLQELQTLTRGHGATHTVRLQLLSMETGVRFAGVDFVFYNCSALQSCMSCVGSPYPCHWCKYRHMCTSHPHECSFQEGRVHSPEGCPEILPRGDLLIPVGVMQPLTLRAKNLPQPQSGQKNYECVVRVQGRQHRVPAVRFNSSSVQCQNASYFYEGDEFGDTELDFSVVWDGDFPIDKPPSFRALLYKCWAQRPSCGLCLKADPRFNCGWCISENRCQLRAHCPAPKSNWMHPSQKGARCSHPRITQIHPLMGPKEGGTWVTIVGENLGLTSREVGLRVAGVRCNSIPTEYVSAERIVCEMEESLVPSPPPGPAELCVGDCSADFRTQSQQLYSFVTPTFDHVSPTRGPASGGTRLTISGTSLDAGSRVTVIVRDGECQFVRRDAEAIVCISPVSTLGPSQAPITLAIDHANISSPGVIYTYTQDPTVTHLEPTWSIINGSTAITVSGTHLLTVQEPRIRAKYRGIETTNTCQVINDTSMLCKAPGIFLGRPQPRSQGEHPDEFGFLLDHVQTARSFNRSSFTYYPDPSFEPIGPSGVLDVKPGSHVVLKGKNLIPAAAGSSRLNYTVLIGGQPCALTVSDTQLLCDSPTQTGRQSVMVLVGGLEFWLGTLHITADQALTLPAMVGLAAGGGLLLLAITAVLIAYKRKTQDADRTLKRLQLQMDNLESRVALECKEAFAELQTDINELTNHMDGVQIPFLDYRTYAVRVLFPGIEAHPVLKELDTPPNVEKALRLFGQLLHSRAFLLTFIHTLEAQSSFSMRDRGTVASLTMVALQSRLDYATGLLKQLLADLIEKNLESKNHPKLLLRRTESVAEKMLTNWFTFLLHKFLKECAGEPLFLLYCAIKQQMEKGPIDAITGEARYSLSEDKLIRQQIDYKTLTLHCVCPESEGNAQVPVKVLNCDSITQAKDKLLDTVYKGIPYSQRPKAEDMDLEWRQGRMARIILQDEDVTTKIECDWKRVNSLAHYQVTDGSLVALVPKQVSAYNMANSFTFTRSLSRYGHVAEVCG, encoded by the exons ATGCCCACTGTCTGCCTTCTCCTATTGCTATTCTTCACCATAGGAGGGTGCCTGGGTAGCAGCAGGCCCTTTCGTACCTTTGTGGTGACAGATACCACACTGACTCACCTGGCTGTGCACCGAGTGACTGGGGAGGTGTTTGTAGGTGCAGTGAACCGAGTTTTCAAGCTGGCTTCCAACCTGACTGAGCTACGGGCCCATGTCACAGGGCCAGTTGAGGACAATGCTCGTTGCTACCCACCCCCTAGCATGCGTGTGTGCTCCCATCGCCTGGTGCCTGTGGACAATGTGAACAAGCTACTCCTCATAGACTATGCAGCCCGTCGTCTGATAGCTTGTGGCAGCATCTGGCAGGGCATCTGCCAATTCCTGCGTCTGGATGATCTCTTCAAGTTGGGTGAGCCCCACCATCGCAAGGAACACTACCTGTCAGGAGCTCAGGAGCCTGACTCCATGGCTGGTGTCATTGTTGAACAGGGCCAGGGGCCTAGCAAGCTGTTTGTGGGCACCGCTGTTGATGGCAAATCTGAATACTTTCCCACCTTGAGTTCCCGTAAGCTCATCGACGATGAAGACAGTGCAGATATGTTCAGTCTG GTGTACCAGGATGAGTTTGTCTCTTCTCAGATCAAGATCCCTTCAGACACACTTTCCTTGTACCCTGCCTTTGACATCTACTACATATATGGCTTTGTCAGTGCTTCCTTTGTGTACTTCTTAACACTGCAGCTGGACACCCAGCAGACACTGCTGGATACAGCAGGCGAGAAATTCTTCACATCCAAGATTGTTCGCATGTGTTCAGGAGACTCAGAGTTCTACTCTTATGTAGAGTTTCCCATTGGCTGCTCTTGGCATGGTGTGGAGTACCGATTGGTGCAGAGTGCCCACCTGGCCAAGCCTGGCCTGCTACTGGCCCAGGCTCTGGGTGTGCCAGCCGATGAGGATGTCCTCTTCACCATCTTCTCTCAGGGCCAGAAGAACCGAGCCAGCCCACCTCGGCAGACCATCCTTTGCCTTTTCACCCTCAGCAACATCAATGCCCACATCCGGCGCCGAATCCAATCCTGCTACCGTGGGGAGGGCACACTGGCCCTGCCCTGGCTGCTGAATAAAGAGCTGCCATGCATCAACACC CCCATGCAGATCAATGGAAACTTCTGTGGGTTAGTGTTGAATCAACCATTGGGTGGCCTACACGTGATTGAGGGGCTACCTCTGCTGGCCGACAGCACTGATGGCATGGCCAGTGTAGCTGCCTATACCTACCACCAGCACTCTGTGGTGTTCATCGGTACACGCAGTGGTAATCTGAAGAAG GTGCGGGTTGATGGCTCCCAGGATGCCCAGCTCTATGAGACAGTCCCTGTGGTGGAGGGCAGTCCCATACTCCGAGACCTGCTGTTCAGCCCTGACCACCAGcacatctacctcctgagtgagAAGCAG GTGAGCCAACTCCCGGTGGAGACCTGTGAGCAGTATCTGAGCTGTGCTGCATGCCTGGGCTCAGGGGACCCACACTGTGGTTGGTGTGTGCTACAGCACAG GTGCTGCCGTGAAGGGGCCTGTCCAGGTGCCTCTGCCCCACATGGCTTTGCAGAGGAGCTGAACAAATGTGTACAGGTGCGGGTCCGGCCCAATAATGTATCGGTGACATCCCCTGCGGTGCAG ctGACTGTAGCCATGCGCAACGTGCCAGACCTCAGTGTGGGTGTCAGCTGTTCATTTGAGGAAGTGACTAAAAGTGAGGCTGTTCTGCTGCCCTCTGGAGAGCTGCGTTGCCCTTCCCCATCCCTTCAGGAGCTCCAGACACTTACCAGAGGGCATG GGGCCACTCATACTGTGCGGCTGCAGCTGCTCTCTATGGAGACTGGTGTAAGGTTTGCTGGGGTTGACTTTGTCTTCTACAACTGCAGTGCCCTCCAGTC GTGCATGTCCTGTGTTGGCAGCCCTTACCCCTGCCACTGGTGTAAGTACCGTCATATGTGTACCAGCCACCCACACGAGTGCTCCTTCCAGGAGGGCAGGGTCCACAGCCCTGAG GGCTGCCCTGAGATCCTGCCTCGAGGAGACCTCCTGATCCCTGTGGGTGTCATGCAGCCTTTAACCCTGCGGGCTAAGAATCTGCCACAGCCTCAGTCAGGCCAGAAGAATTATGAATGTGTGGTCCGTGTACAGGGGCGGCAGCATCGGGTACCTGCAGTGCGCTTTAACAGCAGCAGTGTGCAGTGCCAGAATGCCTCG TATTTCTATGAAGGTGATGAGTTTGGTGATACTGAACTGGACTTCTCTGTGGTCTGGGATGGAGATTTCCCCATTGATAAGCCTCCCAGCTTCCGAG CCCTTCTTTACAAGTGCTGGGCTCAGCGGCCTAGCTGTGGCCTCTGCCTCAAGGCTGATCCCCGATTCAACTGTGGCTGGTGCATCTCGGAGAACAGGTGCCAGCTGCGGGCTCACTGCCCAGCTCCCAAGAGTAATTGGATGCACCCAAGCCAGAAGGGTGCCCGATGCAGCCATCCCCGAATCACCCAG ATCCACCCACTCATGGGACCCAAGGAGGGTGGCACCTGGGTCACCATTGTAGGTGAGAACCTGGGCCTCACTTCCCGTGAGGTTGGTCTTCGAGTAGCCGGTGTACGTTGTAACTCCATCCCCACTGAATATGTCAGTGCTGAAAG GATCGTATGTGAGATGGAGGAATCGCTGGTGCCCAGCCCACCTCCTGGCCCTGCTGAGCTCTGTGTAGGTGACTGTTCGGCTGACTTCCGCACACAGTCCCAGCAGCTCTACAGCTTTGTG ACACCAACATTTGACCATGTGAGTCCTACTCGGGGCCCAGCTTCTGGGGGCACTCGGCTTACCATCTCTGGAACTTCTCTGGATGCTGGCAGCAGGGTCACAGTGATTGTAAGAGATGGCGAGTGCCAGTTTGTGAG GAGAGATGCCGAGGCAATCGTGTGTATCTCACCTGTCTCCACCCTGGGCCCCAGTCAGGCCCCTATCACCCTTGCCATTGACCATGCCAACATCTCCAGCCCTGGAGTCATCTATACCTACACCCAGGATCCCACTGTCACACACCTTGAGCCCACCTGGAGCATCATCAA TGGAAGTACTGCCATCACTGTGAGTGGAACCCATCTGCTGACGGTGCAGGAACCCCGTATACGGGCTAAGTACCGTGGTATTGAGACCACTAAT ACATGCCAGGTGATCAATGACACCTCAATGCTATGTAAGGCCCCTGGCATCTTCCTTGGGCGTCCTCAGCCTCGGTCCCAAGGTGAACACCCTGATGAGTTTGGCTTCTTGCTGGATCATGTGCAAACAGCCCGCTCCTTCAACCGCTCTTCCTTCACCTACTACCCCGATCCCAGCTTTGAACCAATTGGGCCATCTGGTGTACTAGATGTCAAACCTGGCTCACATGTTGTATTGAAG GGCAAGAACTTGATCCCTGCTGCAGCTGGCAGCTCCCGCCTCAACTATACAGTGCTGATTGGAGGACAGCCGTGTGCACTAACTGTCTCAGATACTCAACTTCTGTGTGATTCCCCTACCCAGACAGGCCGGCAGTCTGTCATG GTGCTGGTAGGTGGCCTGGAGTTTTGGTTGGGTACCCTGCACATCACTGCTGATCAGGCACTGACCTTACCGGCTATGGTGGGACTGGCAGCAGGGGGTGGACTCTTGCTGCTGGCCATCACTGCTGTGCTGATCGCCTACAAGCGAAAGACTCAAGATGCAGACCGAACACTCAAGCGGCTCCAGCTCCAGATGGACAACTTGGAGTCTCGTGTGGCCTTGGAGTGCAAAGAAG CTTTTGCTGAGCTGCAGACAGATATCAATGAACTGACAAACCACATGGATGGTGTGCAGATCCCTTTCTTGGACTATCGGACCTATGCTGTGCGCGTGCTTTTCCCTGGCATTGAGGCCCACCCAGTGCTCAAGGAACTGGAT ACTCCCCCCAATGTGGAGAAGGCCCTGCGCCTATTTGGGCAGCTGCTGCACAGCCGTGCCTTCCTGCTCACCTTCATCCACACTTTGGAAGCCCAGAGCAGCTTTTCCATGCGTGACCGTGGCACTGTAGCATCACTCACCATGGTGGCCCTGCAGAGTCGGCTTGACTATGCCACCGGGCTGCTCAAGCAACTGCTAGCCGACCTCATAGAAAAAAACCTTGAGAGCAAGAACCACCCAAAGCTGCTATTGCGCAG GACAGAATCAGTGGCTGAGAAGATGCTCACCAACTGGTTCACATTCCTGCTACATAAGTTCCTGAAG GAATGTGCCGGCGAGCCACTTTTCCTGCTGTACTGTGCCATCAAGCAACAGATGGAGAAAGGTCCCATTGATGCCATAACAGGAGAGGCCCGGTACTCCTTAAGTGAGGACAAGCTCATCCGGCAGCAAATTGACTATAAGACTCTG ACTCTTCATTGTGTGTGCCCGGAGAGCGAGGGCAATGCTCAGGTCCCTGTGAAGGTTCTCAACTGTGACAGCATCACCCAAGCCAAAGACAAGCTGTTGGATACTGTGTACAAGGGTATCCCATACTCTCAGCGCCCCAAAGCTGAGGACATGGACTTGG AATGGCGCCAGGGCCGCATGGCCCGCATCATCCTTCAAGATGAGGATGTCACTACAAAGATAGAGTGTGACTGGAAGAGAGTCAACTCACTGGCCCACTACCAG GTGACAGATGGTTCCTTAGTAGCACTGGTGCCCAAACAAGTGTCTGCTTATAACATGGCCAACTCTTTCACCTTTACCCGTTCACTCAGTCGTTATG GGCACGTTGCAGAAGTTTGTGGATGA